The stretch of DNA CAGCGCTCCCACGCCGCCCTTGTCGAGCGTGACGAACGGATCGTCATCCATGAGCTGGCGCTGGACGTAGGCCGGCAGGAACCGGCCCGAGTCGTCGCGCGAGAGCGCGAGCGTCATCTGGGTCAGGTCGTTCGTGCCGAAAGAGAAGAACTCGGCGACCTCGGCCAGCCGGTCGGCCACGATCGCCGCGCGCGGCACCTCGATCATCGTCCCCACGTGGTAACGGACGGTCTTGCCGCGCTCTTTCATCACGGCCTTCGCGGTGCGGTCGACCAGATCGCGCAGCAGCCGCAGCTCGCGCGCGCCCTGGACCAGCGGCAGCATGATCTCGGGGTGAGTCTTCACCGCGCGCTCCGCGCAGACACAGGCGGCCTCGACGATCGCGCGCACCTGCATCTCGTAGATCTCGGGGTAGGTGACTGCCAGCCGCGAGCCGCGGTGACCGAGCATGGGGTTGAACTCGCGCAGGCCCTCGACCTTGCGGCGCAGCTCGAGCTCGGGCACGCCCAGGTCGCGCGCCAGGTTCGACATCTCCTCGCCGGTGTGCGGCAGGAACTCGTGCAGCGGCGGGTCGAGCAGGCGGATCGTGACTGGCCGCCCGGCCATGGCGGTGAAGATCCCGACGAAGTCCTCGCGCTGCATGGGCAGGATCGGCACCAGTGCCGCGGCGCGCTCGTCGGCGGTCTCGGAGAGGATCATGCGGCGCACGGCCAAGATGCGCTCCGCCTGGAAGAACATGTGCTCGGTGCGGCACAGCCCGACGCCCTCGGCGCCGAAGCGCACGGCCACCTCGGCGTCGGTCGGAGTGTCGGCGTTCGCGCGCACGCGCAAGCGGCGCACCTGGTCGGCCCACTTCATCAGTGTCTGGAAGTCCTTGGACAGCTCGGGCTCGACGGTGCGCACGCGGCCCTTGAACACGTTGCCGGTCGAGCCGTCGAGCGTGATCACGTCGCGCTCGGTGAGCTCTACACCGCCCAGTGTCGCGCGTCGGCGCTCGAAGTCGATCGACAGCGCGGAGCAGCCCGCCACGCAGCATTTACCCATCCCGCGCGCCACGACCGCGGCGTGCGAGGTCATGCCGCCCAGCGCCGTGAGGATGCCCTGCGCGGCGTGCATGCCGTGGATGTCTTCCGGTGAGGTCTCGCGCCGCACGAGCACCACTTCTTCGCCCCCCTCGGCGGCGCTCTCGGCGTCCTCGGCGGTGAACACGATGCGCCCGACCGCCGCACCCGGCGAGGCCGGCAGGCCCTGGCCGATCGGCGGGGGCGCGGCCTTGGCGTCGAGCGTGGGGTGCAGCAGCTGATCGAGTGTCTCGGGCACGACGCGCTCGAGCGCGGTCTTGCGGTCGATCCGGCCCTCGCGCGCCATGTCGACGGCGATCTTCACCGCGGCGCGCGCGGTGCGCTTGCCGTTGCGCGTCTGCAGCATCCACAGCCGGCCGCGCTGGATGGTGAACTCGAGGTCCTGCATGTCGGCGTAGTGTCTCTCGAGCAGCTGGGCCGTGCGCAGGAGCTCGCGGTAGCTCTTGGGCATGAGCTCCTCGAGCGAGGGCAGCGCGCCGTGCGTGCGGTCCTTCTTGCCGATCGGCTGCGGCGTGCGGATGCCCGCGACCACGTCCTCGCCCTGCGCGCGCGGCAGGAACTCACCGAAGAAGCGGCGCTCGCCCGTCGACGGGTCGCGCGTGAACGCCACGCCGGTCGCGGAGTCGTCGCCCAGGTTCCCGTAGACCATGGCCTGCACGTTCACAGCCGTGCCCCATTCCGACGGGATGTTGTTCAGCTTGCGGTAGGTCTCGGCGCGCGGCGTGTTCCAGGAAAGAAAAACCGCGGCGATGGCGCCGCGGAGCTGTTCGTGGGGATCGTCGGGGAAGTCCTTGCCGGTCGCCTCCTCGACCACGCGCTTGTAGCTCGCGACGAGCCCCTCGAGGTCGTCGGCGCCGAGCTCGGTGTCGAGCTTCACGCGCTTCTCGCGCTTGAGCTGGTCGAGCCGGTCTTCGAACAGCTCGTGTTTCACGCCCAGCACCACGTCGCCGTACATGTGGATGAAGCGGCGGTAGGTGTCGTAGGCGAAGCGGCGGTCGCCGCTCTCCTCGATCAGGCCCTGCACGGTCTGATCGTTGAGGCCCAGGTTGAGGACCGTGTCCATCATGCCGGGCATCGAGGCCCGGGCGCCCGAGCGCACCGAGACCAGCAGCGGGCGCTCGCGCGAGCCGAACTTTCCGCCCATGGCGCGCTCGACCTTGGCGAGGTTCGCGCGCACCTCGGCGTCGAGCCCGGACGGGAGCTTGCGGCCGAGCGCGTTGAACTCGGTGCACACGTCGGTGGAGATCGTGAAGCCGGCCGGCACGGGCACGCCGAGGCGAGTCATCTCGGCGAGGTTCGCGCCCTTCCCGCCCAGCAAGTTCTTCTGACTGGCGTTGCCGTCGGCCCGACCGGCGCCGAAGAAGTACGCCCGGCGGCGCGAGCGAGGTGACTTCGCGGGCGCGCGCTTCGCCGAGGTCGCTTTACGCTTGGCCAAGCTCGTGGCCTCCTAGCTCGTCTTGGAGGGGCGCGGATTCAGACATGTGGAGGTTCGATGCGCGCCGTCGGGTGGGGGTCGGACGGGGGCGCAGTATCCTCGCGGCCCGAGTCTGCGTCAACCGAAGCGCCGTGCGCACCTGCGTCGGCGAAGACGCCGCGCAGAAAGGCCTCGGAGCGCAGCTCGAAGCCCACGTGGAAGCGGAAGAAACGCTCGACCAGGCGCCCGGCGAGCGGCAGCTCGCGCTCGCCCAGCCCGATCTCGGCCCGCGAGCGCAACGGCTGACGCAGGCCCGCTTCGAGCGCCCGCAGGAGCCGCGCCGCGATGCGCGCGTCGTCGGGGCCGCAGCAGGCGCGACACACCGCGCCGCCGTGCGCCGGGATGAAGCCCACCCGGCCCTCGGCCGGCAGGTCCGCAGCGCACAGCGCGCAGCGCACGAGCTGGGGCCGGTAGCCGAGCCGGGCCAGGGTCTTGGCCAGCACGAGCAGCGCGAGCAGCGCGTCGGGTGTCTCCGTGTCGAGCACCTCGAGCACCCCACACGCGAAGTGGAACAGCTCCGGCTGCGCCTCGCGGTCGGGCGTGGCGCGGTTCAGGAGCTCGAGGAACTGACATGCGATCGCGAAGCGGCCCAGCTGGGCAGGAATGCCCTCGAACGCGCGCACCAGCTTGGCGCCCTCGAGCCGCGCGAGCGCGGCACGCGGCGGATCGACCAGCCGCACGTCGACCAGCGACAGGATCTCGAGCGTGCCCGGGAAGCGGCGCTTCGAGCGGCGCGCGCCCTTGGCGATGGCCGAGATGCGCCCCAGCGCCTCGCTGTACAGGTGCACCACGCGGTCCGACTCGCCCTGGTCGAACGTGCGCAGCACGAGCGCGCGTGTCCGATGCTCGGCCGGCATGTCACTAGCCTACTCGTGGCGGAGCAGCTGGTCGACGTAGTCCGGCTTGTAGACCGGGTGCGCGGGCGCGGAGGCGCTCGACGATGTGCTCGAAAGCCACAGGCCCAAGAGCCACACGCCCAGCGCCAGCACGAGCGCCAGGCCGGCCGTGCGGCCGACCCGGCCGAGCACGAGCGGCAGGTTGGAGAAGCTGGGCCGCCGCCGCGGCCGCGCGGGCGCAGCCGTGCCGAGCTGGGCCGCGGCCTCGTCGGGGTCCGCGCCGATCGCGTGCGCCAGCGCGCGGGCGGTGGCGCGGCCCACGGCGTCGGTCTCGAGCGCGGCGTTCTCCTCGATCTCGCGCACGCGTTCGGGCGAGAGCTTGGTGCGCGCGGCCACGTAGAAGAGCGAGATACCCCGCAGCTCGCGCTGCCGGCGATACCAGGCGCCGAACGAGCCCGCGGCCGCTTGCGCGCCCGCTACTGCAGCACCTTCAGATAGTCGCTCGACTTCTGCGCCCACTCGCTCTGGCCCCCGCGTTCCACCGCGGCCCGCAGCGACTCCACCGCTCGCGGCCGCTGATCCAGGCGCACGTAGGCTTGCGCCATCCGGAACCTCGCCTCGGCCTCCGCCCCGCCGTACACCAGCGCGGGCCGGTCCGCGACGATCTTCACACACTCATCGAAATGCTGGACGGCCTCGACCAGCTTCCCCTGGTCGTACAGCACGATGCCCAGATCGAGGTGCGCGGTGTAGTTCGTGCGATCGATCTTGAGCGCGCGCTGCAGGTCCGAAACCGCCTGATCGAGGTCGCCGGATTTGTAGTGAGCCCAGCCCAGGTTGACAAGAGCGCGCGCCGGCCGGATGAAGGTCGGGTCGTCGATCAGCCTCTGGAACTCGGCCGCGGCGTCGGCCCAACGCTCCTGCTGCAGGTGAGTCACTCCCAGCGCCAGCCGCGCCTCCTGGTGGGCGGGGTCGAGCCGCAGCGCCTCGCGCAGCTCGTGCTCGGTCTCGGCCAGCATGCCCTTGCGCCGGTAGGCCTCCGCCAGCCCGAAGTGAGTGTCTGCGTCCTTCGGGTTGAGCGTGAGCGCCTTGCGGTACTCGCCGATGGCCGCTTCGGGCTCGTTCTGGCTCAGCTTCGTGGTCGCGAGGTCGCGATGCTGGTCGGCGAGCAGCAGCTCGCGGTCGGTCGGTTTGGCACAGCCCGCCGCGACGGCGAGCGCGACGAAGCTCACGACGAGCGCTTTCGAGTTCCTCATGGTTCCCCTCCAGTGACTCAAAAAAATGCCAACAGGCGTGCGATCTGTTCCATGCGGCGCGCGTCGGCGCCGCCGCGTCGGACCAGCGAGATCCTGCCCAGCACGGCGCTGCCCTGCGGCTGCGCCATCAGGCTGGTGTCGGCCTCCGGGTCGGCACCCGGTGAGTCGACCACGTCGGCCTCGGACATCTCGATCTCGGGAATCGGAGGGGGTGCCGGGATCGAGAGCTCGTCGGGTCCGATGTCGAGGCCCGCGGGCATGGGCACGGCCGGCGGCTCGGGAATGGCGAGCTCCGCGGTGTCTCCACCGGCGGCGGAGGCGTCGGCGGCCGCGGGCTTGCGCAGCTTGCGCAGCTTGTTCCAGCGCTGCATGCGCGACTCACGCTCGACCTCCGACAGGTCGGAGAAGACCGGGGCGTCCATCACGAAGCCCAGTGTCTCGGCGAACGCGATCGCCTCCTCGGTCGCTGCCGCCAGCGCCTCGGTCGAAGTGATCGCGCCCTCGGTCACGTAGCGCTCGATGCGCGCGGGCTCCACGTCGCGCACCAGGATCGCGACATACCCCTTTCGGCCGTTCCAGACCGCCGCGAGCGCCGCGACTGACTCGACGGCGTCACTCACGTCGTCGCGCGTGACTTTGGCCTCCGAGAAGGACAGCGCGCGCACCAGGTCCGCGCGCAACGCGGTCGGGCCGTCGGACTTCGAGAACATGTCCGGCCTATCGGGAGAGAAACCGCCGCTCTTTATGCTCTACCTGCACGCCCCGGATGGGGGTCCGTGCAAGCGCAGCGCGCAGTGAGGCGAAGCCGAGCGAAGGTCGCAGGCCGCGGCCGCCCGCGGCCGTACACGACTCAGAACGCCGTCAGGCGGCGGAACTGTTCGAAGCGGGCGTCGACCTCGGCACGGGTCAGGTCGCGCAGGCGGTCCAGGCTGAAGCGCTCGACGCAGAACGAGGCGAGCACGGACCCGTAGATCATCGCGCGGCGCAGGGAGTCGGTGGTGACCTCGCCGTGACTCGCGAGCGCGCCCATCAGCCCGCCGGCGAAAGCGTCGCCGGCGCCGGTCGGGTCGCGCACCTCGCGCAGCGGGAAGGCGGGCGCGGCGAACACGCCCTCGTCGTCGAACAGGAGCGCGCCGTGCTCGCCGCGCTTCACGATCACCACGCGCGGGCCCATCTGGCGGATCGCGTCTGCCGCGAGCACCAGATTCGACTGGCCCGTGAGCTGGCGCGCCTCTTCGTCGTTGATCACCAGCCCCTTCACGAGCGAGAGCGTCTGCGCGAGCTCGGCGCGCGCGCCCTCGATCCAGAAGTTCATGGTGTCCATGGCGGAGAAGCGCGGCGAGCGTGTCTGCTCGAGCACGTCCTTCTGCAGCGTGGGCTGGATGTTGGCCAGGAACACCCACTCGGAGTCGCGGTAGGCGGGCGGGAGCTTGGGCCGAAAGTCGGCGAACACGCCGAGCTCGGTGAACAGCGTGTCGCGCTCGTTCAGCGAGGCGCGGTAGCGGCCGCCCCAGCGGAAGGTGCGGCCCGGCACGCGCTCCAGGCCCGCCAGATCGAGACCCTTGCTGGCCAGGAAGCGCACGTGCTCCTCGGGGAAGTCGTCGCCCACGACCGCCACCACGCGCACGGGCACGAAGTAGCTGGCGGCCACGCCGAAGTACGAGGCCGCGCCGCCCAGCACCGACTTCACCGCGCCCGCGGGCGCCTCGATGTCGTCGAGCGCGACCGATCCGACGACCAGGAGGCTCATTCAGCGCACGTTCGGCGCGGCCTGCGCGAGTGTCTCGCCGATCAACGCCGGCGACGCGGCCACCGGGATGCCCGCCTTCTCGAGCGCCTTGCGCTTGCCGTCGGCCGTGCCCTTCCCGCCCGAGATGATCGCGCCGGCGTGACCCATGCGCTTGCCCGACGGCGCCGTGGCGCCCGCGATGAACGCCGCCACCGGCTTGTTCATCTCGGAGGCCACGTACTCCGCGGCCTCTTCCTCGGCGCTGCCGCCGATCTCGCCGATCATGACCACGGCCTTGGTCGCCTTGTCGGCCTGGAACAGCTTCAGCGTGTCGACGAAGCTCGTGCCGGGGATCGGGTCTCCGCCGATGCCGACGCAGGTCGTCTGGCCGATGCCCAGTCGCGAGAGCTGGTGCACCGCTTCATAAGTCAGCGTGCCCGAGCGCGACACCACGCCCACCGAGCCGGCCTTGAAGATCGAGTACGGCGCGATCCCGATGCGGACCTTCAGGCCCGGATCGAGCAAGC from Myxococcota bacterium encodes:
- a CDS encoding tetratricopeptide repeat protein, with protein sequence MRNSKALVVSFVALAVAAGCAKPTDRELLLADQHRDLATTKLSQNEPEAAIGEYRKALTLNPKDADTHFGLAEAYRRKGMLAETEHELREALRLDPAHQEARLALGVTHLQQERWADAAAEFQRLIDDPTFIRPARALVNLGWAHYKSGDLDQAVSDLQRALKIDRTNYTAHLDLGIVLYDQGKLVEAVQHFDECVKIVADRPALVYGGAEAEARFRMAQAYVRLDQRPRAVESLRAAVERGGQSEWAQKSSDYLKVLQ
- the ppdK gene encoding pyruvate, phosphate dikinase, which codes for MAKRKATSAKRAPAKSPRSRRRAYFFGAGRADGNASQKNLLGGKGANLAEMTRLGVPVPAGFTISTDVCTEFNALGRKLPSGLDAEVRANLAKVERAMGGKFGSRERPLLVSVRSGARASMPGMMDTVLNLGLNDQTVQGLIEESGDRRFAYDTYRRFIHMYGDVVLGVKHELFEDRLDQLKREKRVKLDTELGADDLEGLVASYKRVVEEATGKDFPDDPHEQLRGAIAAVFLSWNTPRAETYRKLNNIPSEWGTAVNVQAMVYGNLGDDSATGVAFTRDPSTGERRFFGEFLPRAQGEDVVAGIRTPQPIGKKDRTHGALPSLEELMPKSYRELLRTAQLLERHYADMQDLEFTIQRGRLWMLQTRNGKRTARAAVKIAVDMAREGRIDRKTALERVVPETLDQLLHPTLDAKAAPPPIGQGLPASPGAAVGRIVFTAEDAESAAEGGEEVVLVRRETSPEDIHGMHAAQGILTALGGMTSHAAVVARGMGKCCVAGCSALSIDFERRRATLGGVELTERDVITLDGSTGNVFKGRVRTVEPELSKDFQTLMKWADQVRRLRVRANADTPTDAEVAVRFGAEGVGLCRTEHMFFQAERILAVRRMILSETADERAAALVPILPMQREDFVGIFTAMAGRPVTIRLLDPPLHEFLPHTGEEMSNLARDLGVPELELRRKVEGLREFNPMLGHRGSRLAVTYPEIYEMQVRAIVEAACVCAERAVKTHPEIMLPLVQGARELRLLRDLVDRTAKAVMKERGKTVRYHVGTMIEVPRAAIVADRLAEVAEFFSFGTNDLTQMTLALSRDDSGRFLPAYVQRQLMDDDPFVTLDKGGVGAL
- a CDS encoding PfkB family carbohydrate kinase; translation: MSLLVVGSVALDDIEAPAGAVKSVLGGAASYFGVAASYFVPVRVVAVVGDDFPEEHVRFLASKGLDLAGLERVPGRTFRWGGRYRASLNERDTLFTELGVFADFRPKLPPAYRDSEWVFLANIQPTLQKDVLEQTRSPRFSAMDTMNFWIEGARAELAQTLSLVKGLVINDEEARQLTGQSNLVLAADAIRQMGPRVVIVKRGEHGALLFDDEGVFAAPAFPLREVRDPTGAGDAFAGGLMGALASHGEVTTDSLRRAMIYGSVLASFCVERFSLDRLRDLTRAEVDARFEQFRRLTAF
- the sucD gene encoding succinate--CoA ligase subunit alpha, whose product is MSILVTSDTKVLVQGMGKTGQLHAALSLEFGTKVVGGVTPGRGGSEAGGLPVFDTVREAVKETGANASVVFVPAPGAADAILEAADAGISLVCAITEGVPVRDMLRVRAALRGWSGRLIGPNCPGLLDPGLKVRIGIAPYSIFKAGSVGVVSRSGTLTYEAVHQLSRLGIGQTTCVGIGGDPIPGTSFVDTLKLFQADKATKAVVMIGEIGGSAEEEAAEYVASEMNKPVAAFIAGATAPSGKRMGHAGAIISGGKGTADGKRKALEKAGIPVAASPALIGETLAQAAPNVR
- the recO gene encoding DNA repair protein RecO, with amino-acid sequence MPAEHRTRALVLRTFDQGESDRVVHLYSEALGRISAIAKGARRSKRRFPGTLEILSLVDVRLVDPPRAALARLEGAKLVRAFEGIPAQLGRFAIACQFLELLNRATPDREAQPELFHFACGVLEVLDTETPDALLALLVLAKTLARLGYRPQLVRCALCAADLPAEGRVGFIPAHGGAVCRACCGPDDARIAARLLRALEAGLRQPLRSRAEIGLGERELPLAGRLVERFFRFHVGFELRSEAFLRGVFADAGAHGASVDADSGREDTAPPSDPHPTARIEPPHV
- a CDS encoding helix-turn-helix domain-containing protein encodes the protein MGAEVERLSEGAAVAGAQAAAGSFGAWYRRQRELRGISLFYVAARTKLSPERVREIEENAALETDAVGRATARALAHAIGADPDEAAAQLGTAAPARPRRRPSFSNLPLVLGRVGRTAGLALVLALGVWLLGLWLSSTSSSASAPAHPVYKPDYVDQLLRHE